A single window of Xiphophorus hellerii strain 12219 chromosome 12, Xiphophorus_hellerii-4.1, whole genome shotgun sequence DNA harbors:
- the golm1 gene encoding Golgi membrane protein 1 isoform X2, which yields MGGLGNGRRGGRAPSLMIASLITCILVLGFKYWVSSSRNLELQTKLYELEGQVRRGAAERGVAEMKKNEFQEQIQKQVQEINHMESLRRKQLEDVSQEKAKLQQNISSSTKTIEELKGQLNQMNNDLGKLQKELQRCQATPNILNNKLTVDIAHCQSQVLSQKKLCDEKMAAVKLEVQKNVQKAVPPEGAPTQKNTEAGEQKEEPIAKAAPTEAEAAAAAVSQKPNIPQSKGSKASVLLNNYVNIDKELSEQPLIDDLSKADSQTVPLAASETQKKLEQKEGKGKTSETTTRKGLTSHLMDDKDIEVIDVHEEGAQTEEADPGVQDILNGQEKAEETANGQRPEEPDEYDADEQIVDGVDLEKQRNKNTEEEMADYNGDDENEGEYEADKQAALAQN from the exons ATGGGTGGACTGGGGAATGGTCGTCGTGGAGGAAGAGCCCCTTCTTTAATGATTGCCTCCCTAATTACCTGTATCTTGGTTTTGGGCTTTAAATACTGGGTGTCCAGCTCTCGCAACCTGGAGCTACAG ACCAAGCTGTATGAGCTGGAAGGACAGGTGCGACGAGGAGCGGCTGAGCGAGGCGTAGCAGAGATGAAGAAGAATGAGTTTCAGGAGCAGATTCAGAAACAGGTGCAAGAGATCAATCACATGGAAAGCCTTCGCAGGAAACAACTAGAAGATGTCAGCCAAGAGAAG GCTAAATTGCAGCAAAATATTTCCTCCAGCACCAAAACCATAGAGGAACTCAAAG GTCAGCTGAATCAGATGAACAATGACTTGGGGaagcttcagaaagagctgcAGCGTTGCCAGGCCACCCCAAACATCCTCAACAATAAGCTCACTGTTGACAT AGCTCACTGTCAGTCTCAGGTTCTGTCCCAAAAGAAGCTGTGTGACGagaaaatggctgctgttaAACTTGAAGTTCAGAAGAATGTTCAGAAAGCTGTTCCGCCTGAAGGTGCTCCCACACAG aaaaacacagaggctGGAGAACAGAAAGAAGAGCCAATAGCAAAGGCCGCTCCCACAGAggctgaagcagcagcagctgctgtgagCCAGAAACCAAACATCCCTCAGAGCAAAGGAAGTAAAGCTTCCGTGCTGCTCAACAACTACGTCAACATtgacaaag AGTTGTCAGAACAACCTCTGATAGATGATCTTTCTAAAGCCGACTCCCAGACCGTTCCATTGGCCGCTTCAGAGACCCAGAAGAAACTGGAGCAGAAAGagggaaaaggaaaaacttCTGAGACAACGACCAGAAAAGGTTTGACAAGCCATCTGATGGACGATAAAGACATAGAGGTGATCGACGTTCATGAGGAAGGTGCCCAAACTGAAG AAGCAGATCCGGGAGTGCAGGACATCCTAAATGGTCAAGAAAAGGCAGAGGAGACAGCTAACGGTCAAAGGCCTGAGGAACCAGATGAATATGACGCAGACGAGCAAATTGTTGATGGAGTCGATTTGGAGAAACAGAGAA ataaaaacacagaggaggaAATGGCTGACTACAATGGCGACGATGAGAATGAAGGAGAGTATGAAGCTGACAAACAAGCTGCACTTGCTCAAAACTGA
- the golm1 gene encoding Golgi membrane protein 1 isoform X3: protein MGGLGNGRRGGRAPSLMIASLITCILVLGFKYWVSSSRNLELQTKLYELEGQVRRGAAERGVAEMKKNEFQEQIQKQVQEINHMESLRRKQLEDVSQEKAKLQQNISSSTKTIEELKGQLNQMNNDLGKLQKELQRCQATPNILNNKLTVDIAHCQSQVLSQKKLCDEKMAAVKLEVQKNVQKAVPPEGAPTQQKNTEAGEQKEEPIAKAAPTEAEAAAAAVSQKPNIPQSKGSKASVLLNNYVNIDKELSEQPLIDDLSKADSQTVPLAASETQKKLEQKEGKGKTSETTTRKGLTSHLMDDKDIEVIDVHEEGAQTEADPGVQDILNGQEKAEETANGQRPEEPDEYDADEQIVDGVDLEKQRNKNTEEEMADYNGDDENEGEYEADKQAALAQN from the exons ATGGGTGGACTGGGGAATGGTCGTCGTGGAGGAAGAGCCCCTTCTTTAATGATTGCCTCCCTAATTACCTGTATCTTGGTTTTGGGCTTTAAATACTGGGTGTCCAGCTCTCGCAACCTGGAGCTACAG ACCAAGCTGTATGAGCTGGAAGGACAGGTGCGACGAGGAGCGGCTGAGCGAGGCGTAGCAGAGATGAAGAAGAATGAGTTTCAGGAGCAGATTCAGAAACAGGTGCAAGAGATCAATCACATGGAAAGCCTTCGCAGGAAACAACTAGAAGATGTCAGCCAAGAGAAG GCTAAATTGCAGCAAAATATTTCCTCCAGCACCAAAACCATAGAGGAACTCAAAG GTCAGCTGAATCAGATGAACAATGACTTGGGGaagcttcagaaagagctgcAGCGTTGCCAGGCCACCCCAAACATCCTCAACAATAAGCTCACTGTTGACAT AGCTCACTGTCAGTCTCAGGTTCTGTCCCAAAAGAAGCTGTGTGACGagaaaatggctgctgttaAACTTGAAGTTCAGAAGAATGTTCAGAAAGCTGTTCCGCCTGAAGGTGCTCCCACACAG cagaaaaacacagaggctGGAGAACAGAAAGAAGAGCCAATAGCAAAGGCCGCTCCCACAGAggctgaagcagcagcagctgctgtgagCCAGAAACCAAACATCCCTCAGAGCAAAGGAAGTAAAGCTTCCGTGCTGCTCAACAACTACGTCAACATtgacaaag AGTTGTCAGAACAACCTCTGATAGATGATCTTTCTAAAGCCGACTCCCAGACCGTTCCATTGGCCGCTTCAGAGACCCAGAAGAAACTGGAGCAGAAAGagggaaaaggaaaaacttCTGAGACAACGACCAGAAAAGGTTTGACAAGCCATCTGATGGACGATAAAGACATAGAGGTGATCGACGTTCATGAGGAAGGTGCCCAAACTGAAG CAGATCCGGGAGTGCAGGACATCCTAAATGGTCAAGAAAAGGCAGAGGAGACAGCTAACGGTCAAAGGCCTGAGGAACCAGATGAATATGACGCAGACGAGCAAATTGTTGATGGAGTCGATTTGGAGAAACAGAGAA ataaaaacacagaggaggaAATGGCTGACTACAATGGCGACGATGAGAATGAAGGAGAGTATGAAGCTGACAAACAAGCTGCACTTGCTCAAAACTGA
- the golm1 gene encoding Golgi membrane protein 1 isoform X4 yields MGGLGNGRRGGRAPSLMIASLITCILVLGFKYWVSSSRNLELQTKLYELEGQVRRGAAERGVAEMKKNEFQEQIQKQVQEINHMESLRRKQLEDVSQEKAKLQQNISSSTKTIEELKGQLNQMNNDLGKLQKELQRCQATPNILNNKLTVDIAHCQSQVLSQKKLCDEKMAAVKLEVQKNVQKAVPPEGAPTQQKNTEAGEQKEEPIAKAAPTEAEAAAAAVSQKPNIPQSKGSKASVLLNNYVNIDKELSEQPLIDDLSKADSQTVPLAASETQKKLEQKEGKGKTSETTTRKGLTSHLMDDKDIEVIDVHEEGAQTEDPGVQDILNGQEKAEETANGQRPEEPDEYDADEQIVDGVDLEKQRNKNTEEEMADYNGDDENEGEYEADKQAALAQN; encoded by the exons ATGGGTGGACTGGGGAATGGTCGTCGTGGAGGAAGAGCCCCTTCTTTAATGATTGCCTCCCTAATTACCTGTATCTTGGTTTTGGGCTTTAAATACTGGGTGTCCAGCTCTCGCAACCTGGAGCTACAG ACCAAGCTGTATGAGCTGGAAGGACAGGTGCGACGAGGAGCGGCTGAGCGAGGCGTAGCAGAGATGAAGAAGAATGAGTTTCAGGAGCAGATTCAGAAACAGGTGCAAGAGATCAATCACATGGAAAGCCTTCGCAGGAAACAACTAGAAGATGTCAGCCAAGAGAAG GCTAAATTGCAGCAAAATATTTCCTCCAGCACCAAAACCATAGAGGAACTCAAAG GTCAGCTGAATCAGATGAACAATGACTTGGGGaagcttcagaaagagctgcAGCGTTGCCAGGCCACCCCAAACATCCTCAACAATAAGCTCACTGTTGACAT AGCTCACTGTCAGTCTCAGGTTCTGTCCCAAAAGAAGCTGTGTGACGagaaaatggctgctgttaAACTTGAAGTTCAGAAGAATGTTCAGAAAGCTGTTCCGCCTGAAGGTGCTCCCACACAG cagaaaaacacagaggctGGAGAACAGAAAGAAGAGCCAATAGCAAAGGCCGCTCCCACAGAggctgaagcagcagcagctgctgtgagCCAGAAACCAAACATCCCTCAGAGCAAAGGAAGTAAAGCTTCCGTGCTGCTCAACAACTACGTCAACATtgacaaag AGTTGTCAGAACAACCTCTGATAGATGATCTTTCTAAAGCCGACTCCCAGACCGTTCCATTGGCCGCTTCAGAGACCCAGAAGAAACTGGAGCAGAAAGagggaaaaggaaaaacttCTGAGACAACGACCAGAAAAGGTTTGACAAGCCATCTGATGGACGATAAAGACATAGAGGTGATCGACGTTCATGAGGAAGGTGCCCAAACTGAAG ATCCGGGAGTGCAGGACATCCTAAATGGTCAAGAAAAGGCAGAGGAGACAGCTAACGGTCAAAGGCCTGAGGAACCAGATGAATATGACGCAGACGAGCAAATTGTTGATGGAGTCGATTTGGAGAAACAGAGAA ataaaaacacagaggaggaAATGGCTGACTACAATGGCGACGATGAGAATGAAGGAGAGTATGAAGCTGACAAACAAGCTGCACTTGCTCAAAACTGA
- the golm1 gene encoding Golgi membrane protein 1 isoform X5 produces the protein MGGLGNGRRGGRAPSLMIASLITCILVLGFKYWVSSSRNLELQTKLYELEGQVRRGAAERGVAEMKKNEFQEQIQKQVQEINHMESLRRKQLEDVSQEKAKLQQNISSSTKTIEELKGQLNQMNNDLGKLQKELQRCQATPNILNNKLTVDIAHCQSQVLSQKKLCDEKMAAVKLEVQKNVQKAVPPEGAPTQQKNTEAGEQKEEPIAKAAPTEAEAAAAAVSQKPNIPQSKGSKASVLLNNYVNIDKADSQTVPLAASETQKKLEQKEGKGKTSETTTRKGLTSHLMDDKDIEVIDVHEEGAQTEEADPGVQDILNGQEKAEETANGQRPEEPDEYDADEQIVDGVDLEKQRNKNTEEEMADYNGDDENEGEYEADKQAALAQN, from the exons ATGGGTGGACTGGGGAATGGTCGTCGTGGAGGAAGAGCCCCTTCTTTAATGATTGCCTCCCTAATTACCTGTATCTTGGTTTTGGGCTTTAAATACTGGGTGTCCAGCTCTCGCAACCTGGAGCTACAG ACCAAGCTGTATGAGCTGGAAGGACAGGTGCGACGAGGAGCGGCTGAGCGAGGCGTAGCAGAGATGAAGAAGAATGAGTTTCAGGAGCAGATTCAGAAACAGGTGCAAGAGATCAATCACATGGAAAGCCTTCGCAGGAAACAACTAGAAGATGTCAGCCAAGAGAAG GCTAAATTGCAGCAAAATATTTCCTCCAGCACCAAAACCATAGAGGAACTCAAAG GTCAGCTGAATCAGATGAACAATGACTTGGGGaagcttcagaaagagctgcAGCGTTGCCAGGCCACCCCAAACATCCTCAACAATAAGCTCACTGTTGACAT AGCTCACTGTCAGTCTCAGGTTCTGTCCCAAAAGAAGCTGTGTGACGagaaaatggctgctgttaAACTTGAAGTTCAGAAGAATGTTCAGAAAGCTGTTCCGCCTGAAGGTGCTCCCACACAG cagaaaaacacagaggctGGAGAACAGAAAGAAGAGCCAATAGCAAAGGCCGCTCCCACAGAggctgaagcagcagcagctgctgtgagCCAGAAACCAAACATCCCTCAGAGCAAAGGAAGTAAAGCTTCCGTGCTGCTCAACAACTACGTCAACATtgacaaag CCGACTCCCAGACCGTTCCATTGGCCGCTTCAGAGACCCAGAAGAAACTGGAGCAGAAAGagggaaaaggaaaaacttCTGAGACAACGACCAGAAAAGGTTTGACAAGCCATCTGATGGACGATAAAGACATAGAGGTGATCGACGTTCATGAGGAAGGTGCCCAAACTGAAG AAGCAGATCCGGGAGTGCAGGACATCCTAAATGGTCAAGAAAAGGCAGAGGAGACAGCTAACGGTCAAAGGCCTGAGGAACCAGATGAATATGACGCAGACGAGCAAATTGTTGATGGAGTCGATTTGGAGAAACAGAGAA ataaaaacacagaggaggaAATGGCTGACTACAATGGCGACGATGAGAATGAAGGAGAGTATGAAGCTGACAAACAAGCTGCACTTGCTCAAAACTGA
- the golm1 gene encoding Golgi membrane protein 1 isoform X1, with translation MGGLGNGRRGGRAPSLMIASLITCILVLGFKYWVSSSRNLELQTKLYELEGQVRRGAAERGVAEMKKNEFQEQIQKQVQEINHMESLRRKQLEDVSQEKAKLQQNISSSTKTIEELKGQLNQMNNDLGKLQKELQRCQATPNILNNKLTVDIAHCQSQVLSQKKLCDEKMAAVKLEVQKNVQKAVPPEGAPTQQKNTEAGEQKEEPIAKAAPTEAEAAAAAVSQKPNIPQSKGSKASVLLNNYVNIDKELSEQPLIDDLSKADSQTVPLAASETQKKLEQKEGKGKTSETTTRKGLTSHLMDDKDIEVIDVHEEGAQTEEADPGVQDILNGQEKAEETANGQRPEEPDEYDADEQIVDGVDLEKQRNKNTEEEMADYNGDDENEGEYEADKQAALAQN, from the exons ATGGGTGGACTGGGGAATGGTCGTCGTGGAGGAAGAGCCCCTTCTTTAATGATTGCCTCCCTAATTACCTGTATCTTGGTTTTGGGCTTTAAATACTGGGTGTCCAGCTCTCGCAACCTGGAGCTACAG ACCAAGCTGTATGAGCTGGAAGGACAGGTGCGACGAGGAGCGGCTGAGCGAGGCGTAGCAGAGATGAAGAAGAATGAGTTTCAGGAGCAGATTCAGAAACAGGTGCAAGAGATCAATCACATGGAAAGCCTTCGCAGGAAACAACTAGAAGATGTCAGCCAAGAGAAG GCTAAATTGCAGCAAAATATTTCCTCCAGCACCAAAACCATAGAGGAACTCAAAG GTCAGCTGAATCAGATGAACAATGACTTGGGGaagcttcagaaagagctgcAGCGTTGCCAGGCCACCCCAAACATCCTCAACAATAAGCTCACTGTTGACAT AGCTCACTGTCAGTCTCAGGTTCTGTCCCAAAAGAAGCTGTGTGACGagaaaatggctgctgttaAACTTGAAGTTCAGAAGAATGTTCAGAAAGCTGTTCCGCCTGAAGGTGCTCCCACACAG cagaaaaacacagaggctGGAGAACAGAAAGAAGAGCCAATAGCAAAGGCCGCTCCCACAGAggctgaagcagcagcagctgctgtgagCCAGAAACCAAACATCCCTCAGAGCAAAGGAAGTAAAGCTTCCGTGCTGCTCAACAACTACGTCAACATtgacaaag AGTTGTCAGAACAACCTCTGATAGATGATCTTTCTAAAGCCGACTCCCAGACCGTTCCATTGGCCGCTTCAGAGACCCAGAAGAAACTGGAGCAGAAAGagggaaaaggaaaaacttCTGAGACAACGACCAGAAAAGGTTTGACAAGCCATCTGATGGACGATAAAGACATAGAGGTGATCGACGTTCATGAGGAAGGTGCCCAAACTGAAG AAGCAGATCCGGGAGTGCAGGACATCCTAAATGGTCAAGAAAAGGCAGAGGAGACAGCTAACGGTCAAAGGCCTGAGGAACCAGATGAATATGACGCAGACGAGCAAATTGTTGATGGAGTCGATTTGGAGAAACAGAGAA ataaaaacacagaggaggaAATGGCTGACTACAATGGCGACGATGAGAATGAAGGAGAGTATGAAGCTGACAAACAAGCTGCACTTGCTCAAAACTGA
- the LOC116729928 gene encoding G-protein coupled receptor-associated protein LMBRD2B-like, which yields MSAAGLCAVVVVVFLLAFYLLHRYGDLRKQHRLVLLGTLLSWYLCFLIVFILPLDVSTTIYNQCIHDNSNYTPSQTQGELSDSAPFQPSSVANVCVKPWSYIPDHVLPVFWRVVYWTSQFLTWLLLPFMQSYARSGAFSIVGKVKTALIENAIYYGTYLLIFICLLIYVSAHLKLRLTWTELQTIGITAANTWGLFLLVLLLGYGLVEIPRSYWFSSSNSFLLAKTYFKVAKLATEKASAEEDLADVMEEVADLNESVRFNHSLRKCVDTIMTKCPIRYQQEMGRNLESSHCEGASIPTKSGLIKLHEKVISAVQRHNQTQVQWSLLLDKAFHLEDIAKSQSTPVRVITKTFSPNHLGWVRRFIYTPTVEWYWECAFRKTFCRLLAVLLSLLSVAVVWSECTFFSAQPILSLFAVFVQKAEQHYNYILIEMVCFVSILFMCVCVYSTVFRIRVFNYYHLVPHHQTDAYSLLFSGMLFCRLTPPLCLNFLGLIHLDSAISHQDRIQTSYTSIMGSMRLLPVISDGFYIYYPMLVVLLCIATIYKLGSRFLNLLGFYQFITDNEFTSELVDEGKELVRRERRIRQRAEDGQNRRWAWRERYRVQATSERSRADYSELDENTPETEMRKSVNRSNGNIEQHTGLLQDNSSDDSFPNRRSAAGQYLSFSPSLKGLFDDV from the exons ATGTCTGCTGCTGGATTGTGtgctgtggttgttgtggtTTTCCTCCTGGCCTTCTACCTTCTCCATCGTTATGGAGACTTGAGGAAACAGCATCGTCTCGTCCTCTTAGGGACGCTTCTGTCTTGGTACCTCTGCTTCCTCATCGTTTTCATCCTCCCACTTGATGTCAGCACG ACCATCTACAACCAGTGCATTCATGACAATTCAAACTACACGCCCTCTCAAACCCAAGGTGAACTTTCTGATTCAGCTCCTTTCCAGCCTTCAAG TGtagcaaatgtgtgtgtgaagcccTGGAGTTACATCCCTGATCATGTCTTGCCAGTGTTTTGGAGGGTTGTCTATTGGACGTCCCAGTTTCTTACATG GCTGCTGTTGCCCTTCATGCAGTCCTATGCACGTTCTGGAGCTTTCTCCATTGTTGGGAAGGTTAAAACAGCTCTTAtagaaaatgcaatttattaTGGCACCtacctcctcatcttcatctgcCTGCTGATCTATGTCTCTGCTCATCTAAAGCTGAGGCTCACATG GACAGAACTCCAGACCATCGGTATCACAGCTGCTAACACATGGGGCCTGTTCCTTTTGGTGCTGTTGCTTGGCTACGGCTTGGTGGAGATCCCACGATCTTATTGGTTCTCATCTTCAAACAGTTTCTTACTGGCCAAGACATACTTTAAAGTAGCGAAACTGGCAACGGAGAAAGCTTCAGCAGAGGAGGACTTAGCAGATGTTATGGAG gaagTTGCAGACCTCAATGAGTCTGTAAGGTTCAACCACAGCCTCAGGAAATGTGTAGACACTATTATGACAAAG TGTCCTATTCGCTACCAGCAAGAGATGGGAAGAAACCTGGAAAGCTCTCATTGTGAAGGTGCTTCTATTCCTACCAAAAGTGGCCTAATCAAACTTCATGAAAAA GTAATTTCTGCAGTGCAGAGGCACAACCAGACTCAAGTTCAGTGGTCCCTCTTGTTGGATAAGGCGTTTCATCTGGAAGATATTGCTAAAAGTCAGAGCACTCCAGTACGAGTCATCACCAAAACCTTCTCTCCAAACCATCTTGGCTGGGTCCGCAGGTTTATCTACACTCCTACTGTAG AGTGGTACTGGGAGTGTGCTTTCAGAAAGACTTTCTGCAGGCTGCTGGCGGTTCTCCTTTCTCTCCTTTCTGTAGCAGTCGTCTGGTCTGAGTGTACCTTCTTCAGTGCACAGCCTATCCTTTCTCTGTTTGCTGTCTTTGTCCAGAAAGCTGAACAACattacaattacattttaattgag ATGGTGTGCTTTGTCAGTATCCTcttcatgtgtgtgtgcgtgtattcCACGGTGTTCAGGATACGGGTCTTTAACTACTATCATCTGGTGCCACATCACCAAACTGACGCTTACAGCCTGCTATTCAGCGGCAT GTTGTTTTGTCGTCTGACTCCTCCACTGTGTCTCAACTTTCTGGGCCTGATTCATTTGGACTCTGCCATCTCACACCAGGACAGAATACAGACATCCTACACCTCT ATTATGGGCTCTATGCGGCTGCTGCCTGTGATATCTGATGGATTCTACATCTATTATCCCATGTTGGTGGTGCTGCTTTGCATTGCAACTATTTACAA gTTGGGCTCTCGCTTCTTGAACCTCCTAGGTTTCTATCAGTTCATCACTGACAATGAATTTACCTCTGAACTGGTAGATGAAGGCAAGGAGCTAGTAAGAagag AAAGAAGAATAAGGCAAAGAGCAGAGGATGGACAAAATCGAAGATGG GCTTGGAGGGAGCGATACAGAGTCCAGGCGACCTCGGAGCGAAGCAGAGCCGATTATAGTGAGCTGGACGAGAACACTCCTGAAACAGAGATGAGGAAAAGTG TCAACAGAAGCAATGGAAATATAGAACAGCACACAGGTTTACTGCAGGATAACTCCAGTGATGACAGTTTCCCAAATAGAAG ATCCGCGGCTGGACAGTATCTGTCTTTCTCACCTTCTCTGAAAGGCTTGTTTGACGATGTGTAA
- the slc1a3a gene encoding solute carrier family 1 member 3a, giving the protein MTQSNGENPQRSRSGLHQIRAGIQSRSLLAKKRVENIKKDEVKGFFMKNAFVILTITAVITGIILGFSLRPYKLSYREVKYFSFPGELLMRMLQMLVLPLLVSSLITGIASLDRRASGRMGMRAVIYYTTTTVIAVFIGIVMVLIIHPGKGSKDEFTKQQQIEQVSPADAFLDLIRNMFPPNLVEACTKQFKTQYAKRVIQVTVTVNDTIFLQNGSQQIAQEEMIPVPGSVNGINALGLVVFSLCFGLIIGNMREQGQPLRDFFDCLNEAIMRLVAIIMWYAPVGILFLIAGKIVEMDDISAMGGQLGMYTITVISGLLIHAIIVLPTLYFVITRKNPFLFIAGLLQALVTALGTSSSSATLPITFKCLEENNKVDKRVTRFVLPVGATINMDGTALYEALAAIFIAQVNDYDLNFGQILTISITATAASIGAAGIPQAGLVTMIIVLTSVGLPTDDISLIIAVDWFLDRLRTTTNVLGDSIGAGIVEHLSRHELRVNDLELGNQTVDQTEKKPYHLISPENEYENEKPTPDDTKM; this is encoded by the exons ATGACTCAAAGCAATGGAGAGAATCCACAGAGAAGCCGCAGTGGTCTTCACCAAATCCGAGCCGGGATCCAGTCCAGGTCGTTGCTCGCCAAGAAGAGAGTGGAGAACATCAAGAAGGACGAAGTGAAGGGATTCTTcatgaaaaatgcttttgtcATTCTAACCATCACTGCTGTTATTACAG GTATAATCCTTGGATTTTCTCTGCGTCCATACAAACTGTCTTACCGTGAAGTGAAGTACTTCTCCTTTCCTGGAGAGCTGCTGATGAGAATGCTCCAGATGCTGGTGCTGCCATTGCTTGTCTCGAGTCTTATCACAG GTATCGCCTCTCTGGATAGACGGGCTTCTGGTAGAATGGGCATGAGGGCCGTGATCTACTACACCACCACAACTGTGATTGCTGTGTTCATCGGTATAGTCATGGTGCTTATTATTCACCCTGGAAAGGGATCCAAGGACGAGTTCACCAAGCAGCAACAGATAGAGCAGGTCAGCCCTGCTGATGCCTTTCTGGATCTTATCAG AAATATGTTTCCTCCAAACCTTGTGGAAGCTTGCACCAAACag TTCAAGACGCAATATGCCAAGAGAGTAATCCAGGTCACTGTTACGGTGAACGACACAATATTCCTCCAAAATGGCAGCCAACAAATAGCCCAAGAGGAGATGATTCCTGTACCAGGATCAGTGAATGGGATTAATGCCCTTGGCTTGGTGGTGTTCTCCTTGTGCTTTGGTCTGATCATTGGGAACATGAGAGAACAAGGACAACCCCTCAGAGATTTCTTTGACTGCCTCAATGAGGCCATCATGAGGCTAGTCGCCATCATAATGTG GTATGCCCCTGTTGGTATTTTGTTCCTCATTGCTGGTAAAATTGTGGAGATGGATGACATTTCAGCCATGGGCGGCCAGCTGGGAATGTATACAATAACCGTTATTAGTGGCCTGCTCATCCACGCCATCATAGTCCTCCCAACGCTCTACTTTGTTATCACCAGAAAGAATCCCTTTCTATTCATTGCTGGACTGCTGCAAGCACTTGTTACTGCCCTTGGAACATCTTCTAG CTCTGCCACATTACCCATCACTTTTAAATGCCTGGAGGAAAACAACAAGGTAGACAAGCGTGTGACCCGTTTTGTTCTCCCTGTCGGAGCCACCATAAATATGGATGGAACAGCTTTATATGAGGCCCTGGCAGCCATCTTTATTGCACAGGTCAATGATTATGACCTTAACTTTGGACAGATTCTCACCATCAG CATCACAGCCACGGCAGCCAGCATCGGTGCAGCTGGAATACCTCAGGCAGGCCTGGTTACCATGATCATAGTACTAACATCTGTAGGTCTTCCCACAGATGATATCTCACTGATCATTGCTGTTGACTGGTTCCT TGATCGATTGCGCACCACCACCAACGTCCTTGGTGACTCCATCGGAGCTGGCATCGTAGAACATTTGTCTCGCCACGAGTTGAGAGTCAATGACCTAGAGTTGGGCAACCAGACGGTTgaccagacagaaaaaaagccaTACCATCTAATTTCCCCAGAGAACGAATATGAGAATGAGAAACCCACTCCAGATGACACTAAAATGTAG